The Trichoplusia ni isolate ovarian cell line Hi5 chromosome 25, tn1, whole genome shotgun sequence genome includes a region encoding these proteins:
- the LOC113505224 gene encoding collagen alpha-1(XXVIII) chain-like: MKKYKVLTFQLGSFLNGTILLLSISLKSSLACHGDNSKSHWKGPSDPKRVRDMMISSDETPETQNVSRIKNDFDRNVKVSWGGWTPAPEVLTEWKKWVTNYELLNNDTDFMKDGEKEKLDRERKGTGWPSDWLDLGVGSGGAAPPPWSYSPKYIGKSETCTQPPRRGACNENLKRWGYNGFIDKCVEFIYSGCNGNYNNFLTQLDCEKVCLVPPKSGCESEAHISRDDLGR; the protein is encoded by the exons atgaaaaaatataaagtgttaACTTTTCAGCTGGGAAGCTTTTTAAACGGTACAATACTGCTTCTATCTATCAGCTTAAAGAGCTCTCTAGCGTGCCATGGGGACAACAGTAAGTCCCACTGGAAAGGCCCAAGTGACCCCAAAAGGGTACGGGACATGATGATATCAAGTGACGAAACCCCGGAAACACAAAATGTATCGAGAATAAAAAACGACTTCGACAGAAACGTAAAGGTTTCTTGGGGAGGGTGGACGCCAGCGCCGGAAGTGTTAACGGAATGGAAAAAGTGGGTTACGAACTATGAGTTACTAAACAATGACACTGACTTCATGAAAGAcggagaaaaagaaaaattagaTAGGGAGCGTAAAGGAACGGGCTGGCCCTCAGACTGGCTAG ATTTGGGCGTGGGGTCAGGCGGTGCGGCTCCTCCACCCTGGAGTTACTCGCCTAAGTATATAGGTAAATCAGAAACCTGCACTCAACCACCGAGACGGGGAGCCTGTAATGAGAATTTAAAAAG GTGGGGCTATAACGGTTTCATCGATAAATGTGTGGAATTTATATACAGTGGCTGCAACGGTAACTATAACAATTTCTTAACACAATTGGATTGTGAGAAGGTATGTTTGGTTCCACCAAAATCTGGATGTGAAAGCGAAGCACACATTTCTCGCGATGACTTAGGTCGATGA
- the LOC113505225 gene encoding tissue factor pathway inhibitor-like isoform X2, with protein sequence MGKGKTHEEASAEGSDASIKVGPDGIIPGLDIPTVWQGHGVGNGGQDPPPWAIIPYGLGKPSLCFMEPDKGYCAERKTRWGYNSYMADCRKFLYTGCGGNGNNFMTRKRCEESCVDERVSNCQKYGEYMEY encoded by the exons AGCGACGCTTCAATCAAGGTTGGCCCGGATGGAATCATTCCTGGATTGGATATACCTACAGTATGGCAAG gGCACGGCGTGGGCAATGGCGGCCAGGACCCGCCGCCGTGGGCGATCATACCTTACGGCTTAGGAAAACCGAGCCTGTGCTTTATGGAACCAGATAAAGGTTACTGCGCTGAGAGAAAGACAAG GTGGGGCTACAACTCGTACATGGCCGACTGCAGAAAGTTTTTGTACACGGGTTGCGGCGGTAACGGTAACAACTTTATGACACGAAAGAGATGCGAGGAATCTTGTGTGGACGAGAGAGTATCTAACTGCCAGAAGTATGGAGAATATATggagtattaa